In Xylanibacillus composti, a single window of DNA contains:
- a CDS encoding DDE-type integrase/transposase/recombinase, with protein MRTSNEQWQLDIKYGYVAGYDQFFYIADMIDVFDRTLVGHHIGSCCEAKDVCRMVRAALDVRLAPGAKPPVIRTDNGPQFVSKAFGELCAERYITHERIPPKTPNMNAYIESFHATLERDLLSK; from the coding sequence GTGAGGACATCCAATGAGCAATGGCAGTTGGATATTAAATACGGCTACGTCGCAGGGTACGACCAATTCTTTTACATAGCGGATATGATCGACGTCTTCGACCGTACGCTTGTAGGCCACCACATTGGCTCCTGTTGCGAGGCGAAGGATGTCTGCCGAATGGTGCGGGCCGCGCTGGACGTTCGTCTGGCGCCTGGGGCAAAACCGCCGGTAATCCGCACGGACAACGGGCCGCAGTTCGTCAGCAAGGCGTTTGGGGAGCTCTGCGCAGAGCGGTACATTACACATGAGCGCATACCGCCGAAGACGCCAAACATGAACGCGTACATCGAATCGTTCCATGCGACACTTGAGCGCGACCTGCTCAGCAAAG